In Acidobacteriota bacterium, a single window of DNA contains:
- a CDS encoding RNA polymerase sigma factor — translation MEATLKAVSSSQDPVQDLVRRAREGDRQAFDRLVGRFEHKVMKTALFLTRNLDDAEDVAQEVWVKVLTHLEGFEDAGRIEAWIYRITVNACHDLTRKRRFWQPLEKIIRSIKSRDPVQQGELRTRLAACLARLAFRERAAFILQELHGMETAQVAAILECKEATVRGYLHQARRKMRRFLGHYRPGSE, via the coding sequence ATGGAGGCCACTCTCAAAGCCGTGAGCAGCAGTCAAGATCCAGTGCAGGACCTGGTCCGGCGAGCCCGGGAGGGCGACCGTCAGGCCTTCGACCGGCTGGTCGGGCGCTTCGAGCACAAGGTGATGAAGACGGCTCTTTTCCTGACGCGCAACCTCGACGACGCCGAAGACGTGGCCCAGGAAGTCTGGGTCAAGGTCTTGACCCACTTGGAGGGATTCGAGGACGCCGGCCGCATAGAAGCATGGATCTACCGCATCACCGTCAACGCCTGTCACGACTTGACTCGAAAGAGGCGCTTCTGGCAGCCGCTGGAGAAGATCATCCGCTCCATCAAGAGCCGCGATCCGGTCCAGCAGGGCGAGTTGCGGACCCGTCTGGCGGCTTGCCTGGCGCGCCTGGCCTTCCGCGAGCGGGCCGCTTTCATCTTGCAGGAGCTGCACGGAATGGAGACGGCGCAAGTGGCCGCCATCCTGGAGTGCAAAGAAGCCACCGTGCGCGGCTACCTGCACCAGGCCCGCAGGAAGATGAGGCGGTTTCTCGGTCATTACCGCCCAGGAAGCGAGTGA
- the murB gene encoding UDP-N-acetylmuramate dehydrogenase — MPGKRAEDELSGRPRRALTQREVPLGPMTTLGIGGPCRALVHAASAEDVQSALQQARRESLPVLYLGAGSNVLFDDDGFSGLVIRNEMRGVEVQGTEVEVAGGHDLGELIRLLNSRGLAGMERMYGIPGTVAGAVVGNAGAYGQEISERLLQAEILENGQRRRLDARQLGFAYRHSRFKENPGWFLLTCRLRLERGQDDLQRISDDILSQRTQKYPPHLRCPGSFFKNLPLRDIPAESVRRMPESYVHYGKVPAGVLLEAVGAKGARLGDAAIAGYHGNLFFNAGGATSRDMRGLARHWAARVEERFGLQLEEEIRIVGKDGPANVPCPP; from the coding sequence ATGCCTGGAAAGAGGGCCGAGGACGAACTGAGCGGCCGTCCCCGCCGAGCCCTGACCCAAAGGGAGGTTCCCCTGGGACCCATGACCACGCTGGGAATCGGAGGCCCCTGCAGGGCCCTCGTCCACGCCGCCAGCGCCGAGGACGTCCAAAGCGCCCTGCAGCAAGCCCGCCGGGAAAGCCTGCCCGTGCTCTACCTGGGCGCAGGCTCCAACGTGCTCTTCGACGACGACGGCTTCAGCGGGCTGGTGATCCGCAATGAAATGCGGGGCGTGGAGGTGCAGGGGACGGAGGTGGAGGTGGCGGGAGGCCACGACCTGGGTGAGCTGATCCGCCTGCTCAACAGCCGCGGACTGGCGGGAATGGAACGCATGTACGGCATCCCCGGAACCGTGGCCGGCGCCGTGGTGGGCAATGCCGGAGCCTACGGACAGGAAATCAGCGAGCGCCTCCTGCAAGCCGAGATCCTGGAAAACGGCCAACGGCGACGGCTGGACGCCCGACAACTGGGTTTCGCCTACCGCCACAGCCGCTTCAAAGAGAATCCCGGCTGGTTCCTGCTGACCTGCCGGCTGCGGCTGGAGAGAGGCCAAGACGATCTGCAGCGCATCTCCGACGACATCCTTTCCCAGCGCACTCAGAAATACCCGCCCCATCTGCGCTGCCCGGGCAGCTTCTTCAAGAACCTGCCCCTGCGGGATATTCCTGCGGAAAGCGTCCGCAGAATGCCTGAAAGCTACGTCCATTACGGCAAGGTTCCCGCGGGCGTATTGCTGGAAGCCGTGGGCGCCAAGGGGGCGCGGCTGGGGGACGCGGCGATCGCCGGCTATCACGGCAACCTCTTCTTCAACGCCGGAGGCGCCACCTCGCGCGACATGCGGGGACTGGCCCGCCACTGGGCGGCGCGGGTGGAGGAGCGCTTCGGCCTGCAACTGGAAGAAGAAATACGCATCGTGGGCAAGGACGGGCCCGCCAACGTCCCCTGCCCTCCATAG
- a CDS encoding UDP-N-acetylglucosamine 1-carboxyvinyltransferase — MSTVKTKKALVDLEAATETAPRQFVIRGGRRLTGTYPVQGNKNAALPLIAATLLAPGPVTLKRVPRIRDVMNLLRLLRALGAEVEWDQAGLHVDPRPLLERPNLPDELVKRLRGGILLLGALAQRYGDISCAMPGGCPIGRRSFEAHWSVLRAAGFEVDDSSGRIELSRARRQSSPRVFLKESSVTGTENALLLFASMGAGRIENPAREPHVIALIEFLRKLGCDIETHPLYFQVRSGIDAERGPVEFEIPADYIDAGTMAIAAAATDGHVVLEGVTSFDMLGIRPFLEDFGVIFEEEGEDRLRVRSSAQRRNPAQLTAGLWPLFPTDLISLAIVLAVKSQGLCLVHDWMYEARMFFVDKLVRMGAKITLCDPHRVMVEGAGRLKGITLESPDIRAGMALVVAGLCAEGTTTIEHAEVIQRGYEDVIGRLRSIGADIA; from the coding sequence GTGAGCACCGTCAAGACCAAGAAAGCGCTTGTCGACCTGGAAGCCGCCACTGAAACGGCTCCCCGCCAATTCGTCATCCGCGGCGGACGCCGCCTGACCGGCACCTATCCCGTGCAAGGCAACAAGAACGCCGCCTTGCCCCTCATCGCCGCCACCTTGCTGGCTCCCGGCCCGGTCACATTGAAGCGGGTTCCCAGGATCCGCGACGTCATGAACCTGCTGCGCCTGCTGCGGGCGCTGGGCGCCGAGGTGGAATGGGACCAAGCAGGACTGCACGTCGATCCGCGTCCGCTTCTGGAACGGCCCAATCTGCCCGACGAGCTGGTCAAGCGCTTGCGCGGAGGCATCCTTCTGCTGGGCGCGCTGGCCCAGCGCTACGGCGACATCTCCTGCGCCATGCCCGGCGGTTGCCCCATCGGGCGCCGGTCCTTCGAGGCTCACTGGAGCGTCCTGCGGGCGGCCGGATTCGAGGTCGACGATTCCAGCGGACGCATCGAACTCAGCCGCGCCCGACGCCAGTCCTCTCCCCGCGTCTTCCTCAAGGAATCGTCCGTCACGGGCACCGAAAACGCCCTCCTGCTCTTCGCTTCCATGGGCGCCGGACGCATCGAGAACCCGGCCCGCGAGCCCCACGTCATCGCCCTCATCGAATTCCTGCGCAAGCTGGGATGCGACATCGAGACCCATCCGCTCTACTTCCAGGTGCGGTCGGGAATCGATGCGGAAAGGGGGCCGGTGGAATTCGAGATCCCGGCCGACTACATCGACGCCGGAACCATGGCTATCGCGGCCGCCGCCACCGACGGACACGTGGTGCTTGAAGGCGTCACCTCTTTCGACATGCTGGGCATCCGCCCCTTTCTGGAGGACTTCGGGGTCATCTTCGAAGAGGAGGGAGAAGACCGCCTCCGGGTGCGCTCCAGCGCCCAGCGCCGCAATCCGGCTCAATTGACCGCAGGGCTGTGGCCCCTCTTCCCCACCGACCTGATCAGCCTGGCCATCGTCCTGGCCGTCAAGAGCCAGGGGCTGTGCCTGGTGCACGACTGGATGTACGAGGCGCGCATGTTCTTCGTCGACAAGCTGGTGCGCATGGGCGCCAAGATCACCCTTTGCGATCCCCACCGGGTGATGGTGGAAGGAGCCGGACGACTCAAGGGCATCACCCTGGAATCGCCCGACATCCGGGCCGGAATGGCGCTGGTGGTGGCCGGCCTGTGCGCCGAGGGCACCACTACCATCGAACACGCCGAGGTCATTCAGCGTGGATACGAAGACGTCATCGGACGCCTGCGCTCCATCGGCGCCGACATCGCCTGA
- a CDS encoding glycosyltransferase: MKPIDLILVAAGREAAGRQRRDLLRALLSRLEAVEVHLIEDDSPSLADTAEALSEAWILASPAASSQAIEAARRFPSRTLLLADLAQPLDQRQEAFWKENGGRLARVLSVSESERQAIVERWGLDRETVRRIGLGLKPENQPGPPAEEPDAPQPFQLDLLERWRQEHAAVIDDADPLRRGLCFESGGGVAVPARRLEEARRYLRDDPRTAHLLGRQGRLYVATRHHPQSSARSLQRLLGALPARRCLAGRKVAIYTPSFLPYDAVSNYVVEKCRLLQRWGMPFTLHVQDHLKRRDFAANLRPVSDPDTRADIEFYEYPGYYPAVERLRRKRPDVLRVFEYHGVTPSALWPDDSLEQSERRISLGLEADVVFTHSRFSEEFLREERGFDPQRMIRFPYSVDLSAFAPRPPDLELLESYGIKSGRVLLYVGRMAPNKRIDVLVEGLAHLPEDCSLILAGNLTDSLYAREADKARRIALSRGLDSRVIFTGSISDSELRRLYDSAHLFVSASLHEGFGIPFIEAMASGLPSVGSQAASIPEVIGEAGLTFRPGDPRDFARQAGGLLQDPSAYERAAEAGLRQVQLYNRQSLSDHLALSLARALDSWHAT, from the coding sequence ATGAAACCGATTGACCTCATCCTGGTGGCTGCCGGCCGGGAGGCAGCAGGGCGTCAGCGCCGCGACCTGCTGCGCGCGCTCCTGTCCCGCCTCGAAGCGGTAGAGGTGCACCTGATCGAGGACGACTCGCCCAGCCTGGCAGACACGGCGGAGGCTCTTTCTGAAGCCTGGATACTGGCCTCGCCCGCCGCCTCCTCCCAGGCCATTGAAGCAGCCCGGCGCTTTCCTTCCCGCACCCTCCTGCTGGCCGATTTGGCCCAACCCCTCGACCAGCGGCAGGAGGCCTTTTGGAAGGAAAACGGGGGCCGCCTGGCCCGCGTTCTCTCGGTCTCGGAAAGCGAACGCCAGGCCATCGTCGAGCGCTGGGGACTGGATCGGGAGACGGTGCGCCGAATCGGCCTGGGGCTGAAGCCCGAGAACCAGCCGGGGCCGCCAGCCGAAGAGCCGGACGCACCCCAGCCGTTCCAACTCGACCTTTTAGAGCGCTGGCGGCAGGAACACGCGGCGGTGATCGACGACGCCGACCCCCTGCGCCGCGGTTTGTGTTTCGAGTCGGGAGGCGGAGTTGCGGTTCCTGCCCGCCGTCTGGAAGAGGCCCGCCGCTATCTGCGGGACGATCCCCGAACGGCGCACCTACTAGGGCGGCAGGGACGCCTTTACGTGGCCACCCGCCACCATCCTCAGTCCTCGGCCCGCAGCCTCCAGCGCCTCCTGGGCGCCTTGCCCGCCCGCCGCTGCCTGGCCGGACGCAAGGTGGCCATTTATACGCCCAGCTTTCTCCCCTACGACGCCGTCTCCAACTACGTGGTCGAGAAATGCCGCCTCTTGCAGCGCTGGGGAATGCCTTTTACGCTCCACGTGCAAGACCACCTGAAACGCCGGGATTTCGCCGCCAACCTGCGTCCCGTCTCAGATCCCGACACCCGGGCCGACATCGAATTCTACGAGTATCCGGGCTACTACCCTGCCGTGGAGCGGCTTCGCCGCAAGCGCCCAGACGTCCTGCGCGTCTTCGAGTACCACGGAGTTACGCCCTCCGCCCTTTGGCCCGACGACAGCCTTGAGCAGAGCGAGCGCCGGATCAGCCTGGGCCTGGAGGCCGACGTCGTGTTCACTCACAGCCGCTTTTCGGAAGAGTTTTTGCGTGAGGAGCGCGGGTTCGATCCCCAGCGCATGATCCGTTTTCCCTACAGCGTCGACTTGAGCGCCTTCGCTCCCCGTCCCCCCGACCTTGAGCTGCTCGAGTCCTACGGCATCAAGTCAGGACGCGTCCTGCTCTACGTAGGACGCATGGCGCCCAACAAGCGCATCGACGTGCTGGTGGAGGGGCTGGCTCACTTGCCCGAGGACTGCTCGCTGATCCTGGCCGGAAACCTGACCGACTCCCTCTATGCCCGCGAAGCCGACAAAGCGCGGCGGATCGCCCTCAGCAGGGGACTCGACTCCCGGGTGATCTTTACCGGAAGCATCTCCGACTCCGAACTGCGGCGTCTTTACGATTCGGCTCACCTCTTCGTGTCGGCCAGTTTGCATGAAGGCTTCGGCATTCCCTTCATTGAAGCCATGGCCAGCGGGCTGCCTTCGGTGGGCAGCCAGGCCGCGTCCATTCCCGAGGTGATCGGCGAGGCCGGACTCACTTTCCGTCCCGGCGACCCGCGTGACTTCGCCCGCCAGGCCGGCGGTCTGCTGCAAGATCCCTCGGCTTACGAGCGGGCGGCAGAAGCGGGCTTGAGACAGGTGCAACTCTACAATCGCCAGAGTTTGTCCGACCATTTGGCGCTCTCCCTGGCCCGGGCCCTCGATTCCTGGCATGCGACTTAA